In Candidatus Chlorohelix allophototropha, one DNA window encodes the following:
- a CDS encoding acyl-ACP thioesterase domain-containing protein, with protein MEQNEIKTRRFDFTYSVRFDEVDMFGYLTPASASRYMQDIARRDAAEVELPAGFNWLAKRTLIDFNCPIPACSNFQTVTFPIGFSRVTAQRAYEFRLESDNATLPAIKARTLWVYVDAKGHPARIPPEAATIWLHNGAQPQLNDPMWLPFPTTAPLETTGSVPFSRLDILAHMNNTAYFEVLDDAGWGALLTAGINPLNPPGALLPLHYDIEYMGIAEFGDALTFLNWFSPNPAYSTEFERLQQIRRGDVLVARARSRWRWLK; from the coding sequence ATGGAACAAAATGAAATCAAAACCAGAAGATTTGATTTTACCTATTCGGTGCGCTTCGATGAGGTGGATATGTTTGGCTACCTCACGCCTGCTTCCGCCTCGCGTTATATGCAGGATATTGCGCGACGTGATGCCGCTGAGGTGGAGTTACCGGCAGGGTTTAACTGGTTAGCCAAACGTACTTTGATAGATTTTAATTGTCCCATTCCGGCGTGTTCTAACTTTCAAACTGTCACTTTCCCGATAGGCTTCAGCCGGGTTACTGCTCAACGCGCTTACGAATTTAGGCTGGAAAGCGATAACGCCACTTTACCGGCTATAAAAGCTCGTACTTTATGGGTTTATGTTGATGCTAAGGGACACCCGGCGCGAATACCACCTGAAGCGGCTACAATCTGGCTGCACAACGGCGCACAACCGCAATTGAATGACCCGATGTGGTTACCATTCCCGACAACTGCGCCGCTTGAAACTACGGGGTCTGTACCTTTTTCCCGACTGGATATTCTGGCACATATGAATAATACCGCTTATTTTGAGGTGCTAGATGATGCAGGTTGGGGCGCGTTACTGACAGCTGGTATTAATCCGCTAAACCCACCCGGCGCATTGCTGCCATTACATTATGATATTGAGTACATGGGTATTGCTGAATTTGGAGACGCTTTAACCTTTTTGAACTGGTTTTCTCCCAACCCCGCATACTCAACTGAATTTGAGAGATTGCAACAGATACGGCGCGGAGATGTTTTGGTAGCGCGCGCTCGTTCGCGCTGGCGTTGGCTGAAATAG
- the bchG gene encoding (bacterio)chlorophyll synthase → MRQSESLSKNSRAQTILPKNVRSTLRGHIDLLDPVTWVSGPQGFISGALASGAMLWDWQTFWLAFVGLVLVGPLTIGFSQSINDFFDRDVDAINEPTRPIPAGLVTLRGAILNFSLVGALAILLSVGLALTSKSGPILVIMTVLGLLLGVLYSMPPVEFKRNGLIGPLSVGFGYTLLTWLSGLLIFGPFKTEVLITALVNVSISAGLLILNDIKSIEGDRKLGLHTLPVNYGVHNALKISYAFIDSVQIFFAIYLITTGHFWIGLIQVVALLVQLKAQRDLYTTPTHSQYKKYLLTGNGLITVISLLAALSFGGYTPFNSL, encoded by the coding sequence ATGAGACAATCAGAATCTCTCTCCAAAAATAGCCGGGCACAAACTATTTTACCTAAGAATGTCCGCTCTACTCTTCGTGGACATATTGACCTTCTCGACCCTGTTACTTGGGTTTCCGGTCCGCAAGGATTTATCAGTGGTGCGCTTGCCAGTGGCGCTATGCTCTGGGACTGGCAAACTTTCTGGTTGGCATTTGTCGGTTTGGTGTTGGTAGGTCCTTTAACTATCGGTTTCAGCCAATCCATCAACGATTTCTTTGACCGCGATGTTGATGCGATAAACGAACCAACTAGACCAATACCGGCGGGTTTGGTTACCTTAAGAGGAGCCATTCTTAACTTCAGCTTAGTAGGGGCACTTGCAATTTTGCTCTCGGTAGGATTGGCTCTTACCAGTAAAAGTGGTCCGATATTAGTTATCATGACAGTTTTGGGGTTGCTGCTGGGCGTTTTATATAGTATGCCACCCGTAGAATTTAAGCGTAATGGTTTGATTGGTCCCCTTTCTGTCGGGTTTGGCTATACCCTGTTGACTTGGTTATCAGGCTTACTCATTTTTGGACCTTTCAAAACGGAAGTGCTGATTACGGCACTTGTAAACGTTTCTATTTCTGCTGGGCTATTGATATTGAACGATATTAAAAGTATTGAGGGCGATCGAAAGCTGGGCTTACATACACTACCCGTAAATTACGGTGTGCATAATGCTCTGAAAATCTCCTATGCTTTTATAGATAGCGTACAAATCTTCTTTGCCATTTATTTGATTACAACTGGTCATTTCTGGATTGGTCTTATACAGGTGGTTGCTTTGCTGGTACAACTCAAAGCGCAACGCGACCTTTATACTACCCCCACCCATAGCCAATACAAGAAATATCTTCTAACCGGGAACGGCTTAATCACCGTTATATCTCTTCTAGCAGCGCTTAGTTTTGGCGGATACACTCCGTTTAATTCACTGTAA
- a CDS encoding SDR family NAD(P)-dependent oxidoreductase yields MVITGSTKGIGLGMAHEFLKRGHRVMISGSNQETLNQALQKLTAQFGKEKVQGQTCDVRSYEQVQAIWDASIKAFGKVDIWINNAGVGASRIPFWEISFDRIEQVVHTNALGMMYGSKIALQGMIKQGSGQIYNMEGEGSTGGVREGLILYGSTKATLTYLTKGLIKEAANTPVQVCYLSPGMVITDLLMGDTKPEDMERVKRIFNILADTVETVTPWLVEQVLANNKHGIRIAWLTKRKAMWRFASARFNKRDLFA; encoded by the coding sequence GTGGTTATAACCGGTAGCACCAAGGGCATCGGTTTAGGAATGGCGCACGAATTTTTAAAGCGCGGACACCGGGTGATGATTTCTGGTAGTAATCAGGAAACGCTAAATCAGGCGTTGCAAAAACTAACGGCGCAATTCGGCAAAGAAAAAGTGCAGGGGCAAACTTGCGATGTGCGCTCTTATGAGCAGGTACAGGCAATATGGGATGCTTCTATCAAAGCTTTTGGCAAGGTGGACATTTGGATAAATAATGCCGGGGTTGGCGCTTCTCGCATACCCTTCTGGGAAATCAGCTTTGATAGAATCGAGCAGGTAGTACATACCAACGCGCTGGGAATGATGTACGGTTCAAAGATTGCTTTGCAAGGTATGATTAAGCAAGGCTCAGGTCAAATCTACAATATGGAGGGAGAGGGTAGCACGGGCGGAGTGCGGGAAGGGTTGATTCTTTATGGTTCGACCAAAGCGACGCTTACCTATCTAACCAAAGGCTTGATTAAAGAAGCCGCTAATACGCCAGTTCAGGTGTGCTATCTCAGCCCCGGTATGGTTATAACTGACCTGCTGATGGGCGATACCAAACCTGAAGATATGGAAAGAGTAAAGCGTATTTTTAATATACTCGCGGATACAGTAGAAACGGTTACGCCTTGGTTAGTAGAGCAAGTATTGGCGAATAACAAACATGGGATACGCATAGCATGGCTCACCAAGCGCAAGGCAATGTGGCGTTTTGCTAGTGCCCGCTTTAATAAACGCGATCTATTTGCCTGA
- a CDS encoding response regulator, with amino-acid sequence MYPNEITPVFHSILLVEDSEEDYQTILWVFKKLEISYPVHRVLDGEEALDFLNHNGKYSVQPRLHLPSIILLDLNLPGTDGRDILYSLKHNEKFKLIPVIVLTTTNSPKDVETCYRSGANSYILKPVNLDRFLQMLKLMIDYWFETIILPGEDSI; translated from the coding sequence ATGTACCCAAACGAAATAACACCAGTCTTTCATTCTATACTGTTGGTTGAGGATAGCGAGGAAGATTACCAGACTATTCTATGGGTATTTAAGAAACTGGAGATTTCTTATCCGGTTCATCGGGTTTTAGATGGAGAGGAAGCGTTAGATTTTCTCAACCACAACGGCAAATATAGTGTCCAGCCACGCTTACATTTACCTTCGATTATCTTGCTTGATTTAAATTTACCGGGTACTGACGGGCGTGATATTCTCTATTCCCTCAAGCATAATGAAAAATTCAAATTAATTCCGGTAATAGTGCTTACTACCACCAATAGCCCAAAGGATGTAGAGACCTGCTACAGAAGCGGAGCGAACAGTTACATCCTCAAGCCTGTAAATCTTGACAGGTTTTTGCAAATGCTGAAACTTATGATTGATTACTGGTTTGAAACTATAATTTTACCGGGCGAAGATTCTATCTAG
- a CDS encoding aldo/keto reductase, with product MRKLGRTGLKVAPICLGGNVFGWTIDEATSFKVLDTYVEEGGNFIDTADVYSAWVPGNSGGESEVILGNWMKAHNNRDKLIIATKVGNPMGKDPNRRGLSRRRIIEAVEESLKRLQTDYIDLYQSHIDDTDTPLNESLRAYDDLVTQGKVRYLGASNYSSWRLTRALWESDKHEYARYDCLQPVYHLMNRAEFERELEPLCLDQQVGVINYSSLASGFLTGKYRLGKDLPKTPRAVNIQARYMNEKGFALLEKMDKIAESHNATLAQIALAWLLARPVITAPIASATTVEQTRELMGAVSIKLEKEDLAELNAASAWK from the coding sequence ATGCGAAAATTGGGGCGCACCGGGTTAAAGGTTGCGCCTATTTGCCTTGGCGGCAATGTGTTTGGCTGGACGATTGATGAAGCTACTTCCTTTAAGGTACTTGATACTTATGTAGAAGAGGGTGGCAATTTCATTGATACTGCCGATGTTTATTCGGCTTGGGTGCCCGGCAATAGCGGCGGCGAGTCTGAAGTTATTCTGGGTAATTGGATGAAAGCCCACAATAATCGCGATAAGCTCATAATTGCTACCAAAGTTGGCAATCCAATGGGTAAAGACCCAAATAGACGCGGTCTTTCCAGACGACGTATTATCGAAGCGGTAGAAGAATCTTTAAAACGTCTCCAAACCGATTACATCGACCTTTACCAATCACATATTGACGATACTGATACGCCGCTCAATGAAAGCTTACGTGCCTATGATGACTTGGTAACACAAGGCAAGGTACGCTATCTTGGGGCTTCTAATTACTCCTCTTGGCGGTTAACTCGCGCACTTTGGGAGAGCGATAAGCATGAGTATGCTCGCTATGATTGCTTACAGCCGGTTTATCACCTTATGAATCGGGCAGAGTTTGAGCGAGAATTGGAACCGCTCTGTCTTGATCAGCAAGTCGGCGTAATCAACTATTCCTCATTGGCAAGCGGCTTTTTGACCGGAAAATACCGACTTGGGAAAGACTTACCAAAAACGCCACGTGCTGTCAATATCCAGGCTCGTTATATGAATGAGAAAGGCTTTGCCTTGCTGGAAAAGATGGATAAAATAGCGGAAAGCCACAATGCCACCCTTGCTCAAATTGCTTTGGCATGGTTATTGGCGCGCCCTGTAATTACTGCTCCGATTGCCAGCGCCACAACTGTTGAGCAAACCCGTGAATTGATGGGTGCAGTTTCCATTAAGTTAGAAAAAGAAGATTTGGCAGAACTAAATGCTGCCAGTGCGTGGAAGTAA
- a CDS encoding helix-turn-helix domain-containing protein, with amino-acid sequence MQKQALKLYLEGTSFRVIGRLLNVHHQSVINWINAQATNLPPQVSETQATHTIEIDELFTFPTLISKVSCVLLFRHSQ; translated from the coding sequence TTGCAAAAGCAAGCCCTAAAACTTTACCTAGAAGGCACTTCTTTTCGGGTGATTGGTCGCTTGTTAAATGTGCATCATCAAAGTGTTATTAACTGGATTAACGCCCAAGCCACCAACTTGCCGCCCCAAGTCAGTGAAACTCAAGCCACTCACACTATTGAAATTGACGAACTGTTCACTTTTCCAACTTTAATTTCAAAAGTAAGTTGTGTCTTGCTTTTTAGACACTCCCAGTAA
- a CDS encoding FAD-binding oxidoreductase encodes MIEGKPKTLPPEVIAALQAITGTERTLTSPEDMVAYSYDATWIESPPQVVVLPKNATEISEVLKLANRYKIPVAPRGAGSGLSGGSVPQQGGIALALTLMNRILEIDTENSVAVVEPGVITFALQKAVEKVGLFYPPDPSSLKQSAIGGNIAENAGGARCLKYGVTSDYVRALEVVLPTGEIIHTGGKMVKIATGYNLRHLFVGAEGTLGIVTRITLKLIPLPKYKRTALATFPTVESASVAVTQIMESGLLPASIELMDNLTIRCVEEFKPAGLPLDAGALLLFALDSNYEQILLSETEAVAQICRECGATSVRVAADDSENDKLWEARRAISPALARRRPNKLGEDISVPRSALPELVRGIGEISERYKLPIPVFGHAGDGNLHPNMLCDRRDPQEMERVHAAATEIFRLAIRLGGTLSGEHGIGLLKKEFMLEALGAEQVELMRRLKSIFDPNGILNSGKLFPTGENSW; translated from the coding sequence ATGATAGAGGGAAAACCCAAGACTTTGCCGCCCGAAGTTATTGCGGCTCTACAAGCTATCACCGGAACGGAGCGCACCCTTACCTCGCCTGAAGACATGGTAGCCTATTCCTATGATGCCACTTGGATCGAAAGCCCCCCGCAGGTGGTAGTATTGCCAAAAAACGCAACAGAAATATCGGAAGTTCTGAAATTGGCGAACCGCTATAAAATCCCGGTTGCCCCACGCGGCGCTGGTAGCGGCTTGTCCGGCGGTTCAGTGCCGCAACAGGGTGGTATTGCCCTCGCGCTCACCCTGATGAATCGCATTTTGGAAATAGATACCGAAAATAGCGTGGCAGTAGTAGAACCGGGCGTCATCACCTTTGCCCTTCAAAAAGCGGTTGAGAAAGTGGGGTTATTTTACCCGCCCGACCCTTCTAGTCTCAAGCAATCGGCTATTGGCGGCAATATTGCCGAGAATGCAGGCGGCGCACGCTGCCTAAAATACGGTGTTACCAGCGATTACGTGCGCGCTTTGGAAGTGGTATTGCCTACCGGAGAAATAATCCATACCGGCGGCAAAATGGTAAAAATTGCTACCGGCTACAACTTGCGCCATCTCTTTGTGGGGGCGGAAGGTACGCTTGGCATTGTTACCCGTATTACTCTCAAGCTCATTCCACTGCCCAAATACAAACGCACTGCTCTTGCCACTTTCCCGACGGTAGAAAGCGCCAGCGTAGCCGTCACTCAAATCATGGAAAGCGGCTTGTTACCCGCCTCCATTGAATTGATGGACAACCTTACTATTCGGTGCGTGGAAGAATTTAAACCAGCGGGATTACCCCTCGATGCCGGAGCGTTGTTGCTGTTTGCACTGGATAGCAATTACGAGCAAATTCTGCTTTCCGAAACTGAAGCGGTGGCGCAAATCTGCCGCGAGTGTGGGGCAACCTCTGTGCGAGTAGCGGCAGATGACAGCGAAAATGACAAGCTGTGGGAAGCGCGGCGGGCAATCTCTCCGGCATTGGCGCGCCGCCGCCCCAACAAACTAGGCGAGGATATTTCAGTGCCACGCAGCGCCCTGCCCGAATTGGTACGCGGTATCGGCGAAATCTCCGAACGATATAAACTGCCTATTCCTGTTTTCGGACATGCCGGAGATGGCAATCTGCATCCCAATATGCTCTGTGATCGGCGCGACCCGCAAGAAATGGAAAGAGTGCATGCTGCTGCCACCGAAATCTTCCGACTAGCAATACGGTTGGGCGGTACTCTCTCCGGCGAACACGGCATTGGTTTGCTCAAAAAAGAGTTTATGCTAGAAGCTTTGGGCGCAGAACAGGTAGAACTTATGCGCCGTCTCAAATCAATTTTCGACCCGAACGGTATCCTGAACAGTGGCAAACTCTTTCCCACCGGAGAGAATAGCTGGTAA
- a CDS encoding DUF1997 domain-containing protein: protein MFSPDGNKFLVRSEVRHSYAINAKTDYVFEYLSDIKMLLVNIPHISRVQVRKNSGQARLFCSMPVLAFKMNVVVDVESRIDSATRTISFFKPTKLIDTLPHGYIVGTFGANLDITPKENGDTSISSQLILGFDSSQIDMFKLLPPIILESAGQRMLQEFVDQTSKNYVRKLVNDFPVWLRQRQQLGNQK from the coding sequence ATGTTTTCTCCCGATGGAAACAAATTTCTGGTAAGAAGCGAGGTTAGACATTCTTACGCCATAAACGCGAAAACTGACTATGTTTTTGAATATCTCAGTGATATAAAAATGTTATTGGTCAATATTCCACATATTAGCCGTGTGCAAGTGCGTAAGAATAGCGGACAAGCACGCCTGTTTTGTAGCATGCCGGTATTAGCTTTCAAAATGAATGTAGTGGTGGATGTTGAAAGTAGAATTGACTCCGCCACTCGTACAATTTCATTTTTCAAGCCCACTAAATTAATTGACACTTTGCCGCATGGTTATATTGTAGGAACTTTCGGAGCTAACCTTGATATAACGCCTAAAGAGAACGGCGATACCAGTATCTCCAGCCAGCTAATTCTTGGATTTGACTCCAGCCAGATTGATATGTTCAAACTGCTACCACCTATCATTCTTGAGTCAGCCGGACAAAGAATGCTACAAGAATTTGTTGATCAAACCAGCAAGAATTATGTCCGCAAACTGGTAAATGATTTTCCAGTTTGGTTGCGGCAAAGGCAACAGTTAGGGAACCAAAAATAA
- a CDS encoding ATP-binding protein, which translates to MDNESSLESLITSDNVDLTNCDREPIHIPGNIQPHGVLLVIKEPELTIIQISSNSYQHLGLHPEELLNKPIGTILKKTQLDYLKASLKRENFENNPLYIFTLKVQGRVFDSLVHRIHGVMVLELEPSKFVKAGNSPDVYSRIKSMFSNLSSAMNVREFCQVVTEHVQNLTGFDRVVVYKFDEEGRGEVLSESIGEGISSFLGLHYPASDIPKQARALYMLSWLRLICDVEYTPAPLTPTLNPVTAKPLDMSYSVLRSVSPIHIEYLKNMGVKASMSISLIQNNRLWGLIACHHESPKFVPYELRTACELMGQIISLQLSTREENEDFEYRLQIKAVHARLIEHISMQENYIEGLLNYNPNLANLIKAGGIAVCVDGAISKLGETPHNTQIANLINWLSESVTDDIFSSNCLSKEYPMALEFKEVASGLLSVAIVRSQKHFILWFRPEVIQTVNWGGNPNKPMEVSDDGERLLPRKSFELWKETVQLTSHPWIAYEINAARELKDAIVDIILLRQANELARLNRDLEQSNIELDAFSYIASHDLKEPLRGMHNYSNILLADYADQIDQDGKDKLKTLARLTQRMEGLLDSLLYFSRVGRIDFSVSVINLDEAVQQALDILSARLEQDKVEVRLPRPLPMIKCDKVRLGEVYNNLISNAIKYNNKPKKWIEIGYFAPGEPTTSNQKLAGFENTYIFYVKDNGIGIRSKHLESIFQIFKRLHARDQFGGGTGAGLTITKKIIERHGGEIWAESEYGEGSIFYFTLHSRKLK; encoded by the coding sequence ATGGATAATGAATCTAGTCTAGAATCTCTAATAACCAGCGATAATGTTGATTTAACCAACTGTGATCGCGAACCGATACATATACCGGGGAATATTCAACCCCATGGGGTTTTACTGGTAATTAAAGAGCCTGAATTAACTATTATTCAGATCAGTAGTAATAGTTACCAACATCTTGGTCTTCATCCTGAAGAATTGCTGAATAAGCCTATTGGCACTATTCTCAAAAAAACTCAACTTGACTATCTAAAAGCTAGTTTGAAACGGGAGAACTTCGAAAATAATCCCCTTTATATCTTTACGCTTAAGGTGCAGGGACGAGTTTTCGATAGTTTGGTTCATCGAATTCATGGCGTAATGGTATTAGAACTGGAACCTTCTAAGTTTGTGAAAGCGGGTAATTCCCCCGACGTATATAGTCGCATCAAATCTATGTTTTCCAATTTGTCCAGTGCCATGAATGTGCGCGAATTTTGTCAGGTAGTAACCGAGCATGTACAAAACCTAACCGGATTTGACCGCGTAGTAGTGTATAAATTTGATGAGGAAGGGCGCGGAGAAGTTTTGTCAGAATCTATCGGTGAGGGTATAAGCTCTTTTCTGGGATTGCACTATCCTGCCTCAGATATTCCTAAACAAGCCAGAGCGCTTTATATGTTGAGTTGGCTGCGCCTTATATGTGACGTTGAATATACGCCAGCGCCCTTAACTCCAACCTTGAACCCGGTAACGGCTAAGCCGCTTGATATGAGTTATTCGGTATTACGCAGCGTCTCGCCGATTCACATTGAGTATTTGAAGAATATGGGCGTAAAAGCCTCGATGTCCATTTCTTTAATTCAAAATAACCGCTTATGGGGCTTAATTGCCTGCCATCATGAGTCTCCAAAATTTGTACCTTACGAACTGCGTACCGCCTGTGAATTAATGGGGCAAATCATCTCACTCCAACTCTCTACCAGAGAGGAAAATGAGGATTTTGAATACAGGCTTCAAATTAAAGCGGTACACGCCCGGCTTATAGAGCACATATCAATGCAAGAGAATTATATTGAAGGGTTGCTTAACTATAATCCAAACTTAGCCAATCTTATTAAAGCAGGGGGAATAGCAGTTTGCGTTGATGGCGCTATTTCTAAATTGGGAGAAACTCCTCATAATACTCAAATTGCCAATTTAATTAATTGGCTTTCTGAGAGTGTTACCGATGATATTTTTTCTTCTAATTGTCTGTCTAAAGAATATCCGATGGCGCTGGAATTTAAAGAAGTTGCAAGTGGCTTATTATCAGTTGCTATTGTTCGTTCACAGAAACATTTTATTTTGTGGTTTCGCCCGGAGGTTATTCAAACAGTGAATTGGGGTGGCAATCCCAACAAACCAATGGAAGTATCTGACGATGGCGAGCGTTTGTTGCCGCGCAAATCTTTCGAGTTGTGGAAAGAAACTGTTCAACTGACTTCTCATCCCTGGATTGCCTACGAAATAAATGCAGCGCGCGAACTAAAAGATGCTATTGTCGATATTATTTTACTACGACAAGCTAATGAACTGGCGCGACTCAATCGCGATCTTGAGCAAAGTAATATCGAGCTAGATGCTTTTTCCTATATTGCCTCGCATGACTTAAAAGAACCTTTGCGGGGCATGCATAATTATTCCAATATTCTGCTGGCAGACTATGCCGACCAAATTGATCAGGACGGTAAGGATAAACTTAAGACACTAGCACGTCTTACCCAGCGCATGGAAGGGCTTCTAGATTCTTTGTTGTATTTTTCAAGAGTGGGAAGGATCGATTTCTCGGTAAGTGTTATAAATCTGGATGAAGCAGTACAGCAAGCTTTGGATATACTAAGTGCGCGATTGGAACAGGATAAGGTCGAAGTGCGTTTGCCCCGTCCTTTGCCCATGATCAAATGCGATAAAGTAAGATTAGGCGAAGTATATAATAATTTAATAAGTAACGCTATCAAATATAACAATAAGCCGAAAAAATGGATTGAAATCGGTTATTTTGCGCCGGGTGAGCCTACTACTTCAAACCAAAAACTGGCTGGTTTCGAGAATACTTATATATTCTATGTAAAAGATAACGGCATTGGCATCCGTTCAAAACACTTGGAATCTATCTTCCAAATTTTCAAGCGACTACATGCTAGAGATCAGTTTGGCGGTGGGACGGGTGCGGGGCTTACAATTACTAAGAAAATTATTGAGCGACATGGTGGCGAAATTTGGGCAGAGTCAGAATACGGTGAAGGCAGTATCTTTTATTTCACTTTGCATTCAAGGAAACTAAAGTAA
- a CDS encoding IS701 family transposase, which yields MERYSPSQSILVVEDSDEDYEAILWAFKKLAAPQTVRRCEDGDEALDYLHRRGKYSEEVDPSLILLDLNLPGTDGREVLQQIKQDPKLRMLPVVVLTSSSNPQDIDRCYIEGANSYLHKPVNLEGFVKSLKVVLDYWFGAMERVFEGYKNYRVEQQPVFTDPMLIELHSRISKYFLRSETRAQVLAYIKALLSDAKRKNCWQLAAQAGDSNPAKMQRLLSHAQWDADLVRNQLREYMVERLGHPNSVLVIDEVSFPKKGSKSAGVARQISYQTGTIENCQKGIFLTYNSPLGNVILDRELYLPQEWINDTQNRSFAMIPENMKHRSRPEFARHMLESTVAAGVPFRWVAGNIIYGNDRTLRQWLEEKSIPFLFEINPEMIEWQGILSKIAAKDIDNYLSALDSSTWTQVNSKQKLFGYDYYDWNLIRVDGLQKTNGWCTWLLIRRKAGTQNEYRYYLVFGPSSTSLPDMVQVEGQYRLNEKIWKMAKNEVGLDQYEVRYWHGWYRHITLAMAAYVYHISANS from the coding sequence ATGGAAAGATATTCTCCCTCCCAAAGTATTTTAGTAGTAGAAGATAGTGATGAAGATTATGAGGCTATTTTATGGGCTTTTAAAAAGCTAGCCGCGCCTCAAACTGTTCGTCGTTGTGAAGATGGTGATGAAGCGTTGGATTATTTGCACAGACGTGGCAAGTATTCAGAAGAAGTAGACCCTAGCCTAATCCTTCTCGACCTGAATCTTCCCGGTACTGATGGCAGGGAAGTGTTACAGCAAATTAAGCAAGACCCCAAACTCAGGATGTTGCCGGTAGTAGTGCTGACTTCTTCTTCAAACCCGCAGGATATTGATCGCTGTTATATAGAAGGCGCGAATAGCTATTTGCACAAACCGGTTAATCTGGAAGGCTTTGTTAAATCCCTCAAGGTTGTGCTGGATTATTGGTTTGGGGCAATGGAGCGGGTGTTTGAAGGGTATAAGAATTATCGGGTCGAACAACAGCCAGTCTTTACAGACCCTATGTTAATCGAGTTACATTCCAGAATATCCAAATATTTTCTTCGTTCCGAAACACGCGCGCAGGTGCTTGCTTATATTAAGGCATTGCTAAGCGATGCCAAGCGTAAGAATTGCTGGCAACTTGCCGCACAGGCAGGCGATAGTAACCCTGCCAAGATGCAACGTTTACTGAGCCATGCGCAATGGGATGCCGACTTAGTGAGGAATCAATTACGTGAATATATGGTTGAGCGGTTGGGACATCCCAATTCGGTTTTGGTCATAGATGAAGTCAGCTTTCCCAAGAAAGGTAGTAAATCGGCGGGTGTAGCTCGTCAGATAAGCTATCAAACAGGTACCATTGAGAATTGTCAGAAAGGGATTTTTCTGACTTATAACAGTCCTTTAGGAAATGTTATTCTCGATCGCGAACTTTATCTACCCCAAGAATGGATTAATGATACCCAGAATCGCAGTTTTGCTATGATTCCTGAAAATATGAAACATCGTAGCAGACCTGAATTCGCGCGCCATATGCTTGAAAGTACTGTAGCGGCTGGTGTACCCTTTCGGTGGGTTGCCGGTAATATAATTTACGGCAATGATCGAACTTTGCGCCAATGGCTGGAAGAAAAATCTATACCATTCCTCTTCGAAATAAATCCTGAAATGATAGAGTGGCAGGGTATTCTGTCCAAAATTGCTGCAAAAGATATAGATAATTACCTTTCTGCGCTAGATTCTTCAACTTGGACACAGGTTAACTCCAAGCAAAAGCTCTTTGGCTATGATTATTACGATTGGAACCTTATAAGAGTTGACGGACTACAAAAGACTAATGGCTGGTGCACTTGGCTGTTAATTCGGCGCAAAGCTGGAACTCAAAATGAATACCGCTATTATTTGGTATTTGGTCCATCCTCTACTTCTCTACCTGATATGGTTCAAGTTGAGGGACAGTATCGGCTTAATGAGAAAATCTGGAAGATGGCTAAAAACGAAGTAGGGTTGGATCAATATGAGGTAAGATATTGGCATGGCTGGTATCGACATATTACTCTGGCGATGGCTGCTTACGTCTACCATATATCCGCTAACAGCTAA